The Rhizobium sp. NXC24 genomic sequence ACCGCATCAAATGGTACGGTGACGAATACGTCCAGTCCGACACGCTGCACGCAATGTCGGCATTAGGGCAGATCATTATCGATGAGGGCCATGGCTCGGCAACGATTGGGGTCGAAAAAGATAGCGCTTGCCTTTCCGCCCGATCCTTTGAGGCGCTCTCCGCATCACTCCCCAACGCAAGATTCAAGAATGCCGACCGACTGATCAACTGGCAGCGTCTGATCAAGTCCCCGAGAGAGATCGAGTACATGCGCGGCGCAGGTAAGATCGTCGAAGCGATGTATCAGCGCGTGGGCGAAGTGCTGCGACCGGGAGTAAAGCAATCCGACGTGATCGCCGAATTGTCTTATGTTGGAACCCGCGGCGTAGACGCCTACTGGGGCGATTACCCCGCCTGCGTCCCGAACCTTGGCGCCGGTGCAGATGCGTCCGCCCCCCACCTGACCTGGACGGACAGACTGATCCGGGCGGATGAGAGCATCTTCTTCGAACTTGCTGGCGTTCACAAGCGATATCACTGCCCGCTATCTCGGACTTACTATCTCGGTCGACCCACTCAGCAGATACTAGACGCCGAAAAGGCGGTTCTCGACGGCGTGCAGGCGGGTCTCGAAAAGGCACTGGCGGGAAGTCTGTGTGAGGATATCGCTAGGGCCTACTCCGGCACTTTGGCACGGTATGGCTTTGAGAAAACGAGTCGTTCCGGGTATCCGATAGGCATGGGTTATCCGCCGGCATGGGGCGAGAATTCCGCCAGCTTTCGGGAAGGTGATAAGACGGAGCTACGTCCGGGGATGACTTTCCATTTCATGTCCGGTCTTTGGTATGGCGACTGGGGCATCGAAATCACTGAAAGTATTTTGATCACCGACGGCGACGTCGAGTTTCTGTCCAACGTACCTCGCCAATTGCTCGTCATC encodes the following:
- a CDS encoding Xaa-Pro peptidase family protein — translated: MENLRFEISEYKTRLEKARIGMEQAGIDLLVVTDPANMGWLTGYDGCSYYVPQCVVVSKDKDPLWFGRRMDANGCRRTAYMGEDRIKWYGDEYVQSDTLHAMSALGQIIIDEGHGSATIGVEKDSACLSARSFEALSASLPNARFKNADRLINWQRLIKSPREIEYMRGAGKIVEAMYQRVGEVLRPGVKQSDVIAELSYVGTRGVDAYWGDYPACVPNLGAGADASAPHLTWTDRLIRADESIFFELAGVHKRYHCPLSRTYYLGRPTQQILDAEKAVLDGVQAGLEKALAGSLCEDIARAYSGTLARYGFEKTSRSGYPIGMGYPPAWGENSASFREGDKTELRPGMTFHFMSGLWYGDWGIEITESILITDGDVEFLSNVPRQLLVID